One window from the genome of Cinclus cinclus unplaced genomic scaffold, bCinCin1.1 SCAFFOLD_32, whole genome shotgun sequence encodes:
- the LOC134057393 gene encoding olfactory receptor 14A16-like, whose amino-acid sequence MSNSSSSRHFLLLALADTRQLQLLHFCLFLGISLAALLANGLIISAVACGHHLHTPLFFFLLNLALTDLGSICTTVPKAMHNSLWHTNNISYSACAAQLFFFMFFMSAELSLLTIMCYDRYVSICKPLHYGTLLGSRACAHMAAAAWASAFLYSLLHTANTFSLPLCQGNALGQFFCEIPQILKLSCSHSYLRELALLAVSVCLVFGCFVFIVFSYVQIFRAVLRIPSEQGRHKAFSTCLPHLAVVSLFITTATFSYLKPPSISSPSLDLSLSVLYSVVPPALNPLIYSLRNQELKAAVWTLMTGKFLKRLNGF is encoded by the coding sequence atgtccaacagcagctccagcaggcacttcctcctgctggcattggcagacacgcggcagctgcagctcctgcacttctgcctcttcctgggcatctccctggctgccctcctggccaacggcctcatcatcagcgccgtagcctgcggccaccacctgcacacccccctgttcttcttcctgctcaacctggccctcactgacctgggctccatctgcaccactgtccccaaagccatgcacaattccctctggcacaccaacaacatctcctactctgcatgtgcagctcagctctttttcttcatgttcttCATGTCAGCAGAGttgtccctcctgaccatcatgtgctacgaccgctacgtgtccatctgcaaacccctgcactacgggaccctcctgggcagcagagcttgtgcccacatggcagcagctgcctgggccagtgcctttctctattccctgctgcacacagccaatacattttccctgcccctgtgccagggcaatgccctgggccagttcttctgtgaaatcccacagatcctcaaactctcctgctcacactcctacctcagggaacttgcGCTTCTTGCAGTTAGTGTCTGTTTGGTatttggctgttttgtgttcattgttttctcctatgtgcagatcttcagggctgtgctaaGGATCCCCTCTGaacagggaaggcacaaagccttttccacctgtctccctcacctggctgtggtgtCTCTGTTTATCACCACTGCCACATTTagctacctgaagcccccctccatctcctccccatccctggatctgtccctgtcagttctgtactcagtggtgcctccagccctgaaccccctcatctacagcctgaggaaccaggagctcaaggctgcagtgTGGACACTGATGACGGGAAAATTTCTGAAACGTTTAAATGGTTTCTGA